CGCTCTTGACCCAGAGCGCCGCGCGCTTTTCGCCGCCGTTGTAAGCAGCCAGTCCGCCGTCGACGTTGTATTCATCGACCAACGAAGACAAATAACGGCAACCGATGCGAATATTGAGGACGGGATTGAACAGCACTTCTTCCGCCGAGCTCCAGTTGATATCCTCGTATTTCGCGATGTACATGCCGGTTTTCGGCATGATTTGCATCAGCCCAAGGGCGCCGGCGGGCGAAATCACTTCCGGATTCCACGAGCGACCGCTTTCGTGCGTGATGGTTGCGCAAATCAAATCCAGATCCAGATTCGGATACTTCACGCTCATTTCGTAGATCGTGTTCGCAATTTCATACTTCTGAGCGGAATCCATGTTGGGGTTGAAACGGTTGATAATGGCGATGACTTTTTGGATGCTGTATTGACGCACACTATCAACATTCATCGCTGCCCGCAGGTCTTGCAAAGCGCGCTCCAACTCGGCGATCTTGTCCTCCTGGGCATTGTAGATGCTCAGGTAGCGGAAGCTGAAGCCGATCAGAACAGTACTCAACGCCAAGACCATAATCACCTTCATAATTCTGGCCGGGCGCAACTTTGCGATGAATTCCCCAAAGTATTCCCCTTTGATCATCTTATCCTCCACGAATAAGTTAATGGGATATTTAAGTCCTTCCAAGCTGTTTTCGTCGTGTACAAAAAATCACTTATTTCAGCAGTCTCTATCTGTTTCAATCTCAATAGCCGGTCAGTTTTAGCGTATATTACAACGTCGCTAAATTTTGAAAAGTTGCGTTTGATTTTATGCTGAGCAGGTTTTCAAGAACTTAAACCTTTATTTTAA
The candidate division KSB1 bacterium DNA segment above includes these coding regions:
- a CDS encoding lytic transglycosylase domain-containing protein; this encodes MIKGEYFGEFIAKLRPARIMKVIMVLALSTVLIGFSFRYLSIYNAQEDKIAELERALQDLRAAMNVDSVRQYSIQKVIAIINRFNPNMDSAQKYEIANTIYEMSVKYPNLDLDLICATITHESGRSWNPEVISPAGALGLMQIMPKTGMYIAKYEDINWSSAEEVLFNPVLNIRIGCRYLSSLVDEYNVDGGLAAYNGGEKRAALWVKSGHADGILWDETSVYVPSIKNIYKQYREMNWSNPQL